The Rhinopithecus roxellana isolate Shanxi Qingling chromosome 14, ASM756505v1, whole genome shotgun sequence genome includes a window with the following:
- the LOC104661614 gene encoding LOW QUALITY PROTEIN: 60S ribosomal protein L29 (The sequence of the model RefSeq protein was modified relative to this genomic sequence to represent the inferred CDS: inserted 1 base in 1 codon) → MAKSKNHTTHNQSRKWHRNGIKKPRSQRYESLKGVDPKFLRNMRFAKKHNKKGLKKMQANNAKAMSARAEAVKALVKPKXPKGVSRKLDRLAYIAHPKLGKRARARIAKGLRLCRPKAKAKDQTKAQAAAPVSIPAQAPKGAQATTKATE, encoded by the exons ATGGCCAAGTCCAAgaaccacaccacacacaaccagtCCCGAAAATGGCACAGAAATGGTATCAAGAAACCCCGATCACAAAGATACGAATCTCTTAAGGGGGTGGACCCCAAGTTCCTGAGGAACATGCGCTTTGCCAAGAAGCACAACAAGAAGGGCCTAAAGAAGATGCAGGCCAACAATGCCAAGGCCATGAGTGCACGTGCCGAGGCTGTCAAGGCCCTCGTAAAGCCCA ACCCAAAGGGTGTCAGCCGCAAGCTTGATCGACTTGCCTACATTGCCCACCCCAAGCTTGGGAAGCGTGCTCGTGCTCGCATTGCCAAGGGGCTCCGGCTGTGCCGGCCAAAGGCCAAGGCCAAGGATCAAACCAAGGCTCAGGCTGCAGCTCCAGTTTCAATTccagctcaggctcccaaaggTGCCCAGGCCACTACAAAGGCTACAGAGTAG